In Nocardioides sp. JS614, the sequence CCGGCTTGCACGTCGGGCGGTCGGGTTCGGTCGAGGGCTGCTTGCTTGATGGCCATGTCGGCGTGGAGGTAGCCATCGGTGCTGTGGGTGTCGGCGTGCCCGAGCCACAGCGCGATGACGGCGACGTCGACCCCGGCAGCGAGCAGGTTCATCGCTGCGGTGTGGCGCAGGGTGTGCATCGTGACGTGCTTCCCGGTCAGGCTTGGACAGGCGGCTGCTGCGGCTGCGACGTGGGTGGCAAGTCGATGCTCGAGGGCATCGCGGGACAGGGACAGACCGCGGGGACCGCAGAACAGTGCGGTCCCGGGCCGGGCGGACCGCTCGGTCAGGTAGTCCGTCATCACGCTTACCGTCGCGCCCGTCAGGGGCGTGATGCGTCGGCGCCGTCCTTTGCCGGTGCAGGTGACGTGTGGGCCGGTGCCGAGGTGGACATCGTCGATGGTGAGTGAGCAGACCTCGCTGATGCGAAGACCGGTCTGCACGGTCATGGCCAGCAGCGCGTGGTCGCGTCGCCCCGTCCGGGTCGTCGGGTCGGGCGCGGCGAGGAGGGCGACGACCTCGTCGGGCCTGAGGAACTCGATGACCGGTCTGGTCGTGCGTTTGGGCGGGATCGCCAGGACCTGGGTGATCGTTGCAGCGTGTTCGGGGTGATCGGGCAGCGCGTGGCCGAGCACGGCGCGGATCGCGGTCAGGCGGACGTTGCGGGTCTTGGCACTGTTGCCGCGCTCGTGTTCGAGGTAGTCCAGGAACCTGGTGATGTTTGTCGCGGTGACGGCGTCGAAGTCGACCGCGTCGACGCTGACCCCGAGTGTCGTGGTCAGGTACTTCAGCAGCATCCGCCACGTGTCGCGGTAGGAACCGATCGTGTGATTCGACAGGTCCCGCTGACTTCGGGCGAAGGTGGTGAAGTAGGTCTGCAAGCTGGCGGCCAGCGCGTTCATGAGGGCTCTCCTGTGCCGGCATCGATGTCGGCACCGATTTCGGGGTTGAGTTCAAGGCGGCCGGCGGCCAGGGCCATGAGCTCGCCAGTCGCGGACAGGTACCAGTACGTGTGGGTGGCGTCGGAGTGCCCGAGCCAGGTCGCGAGCAGCGACAACACCCGCTCGGGGTCACCGTCGTGGGCGTAGGCCGCGGTCATGTGCGCGGTGGCGAAGGTGTGTCTCAGGTCGTGCAGGCGCGGTCGTGCTCTCCCACGCGGTGTCAGTCCGGCTTCCTCCCGGACTGCTCGGAACATCTTGTAGAAGCTCACGTAGATGTACCCGGTCCCGTTGGCGGTCACGAAGACCGGACCATCGGGGTCGGGGTTGGTCGCCGTGCGGGCTGGCAACGTGATGTAGTCCATCAGCGCGGCCGTCGTCGTGGGGTGCAGCGGGACGAGCCGCTCAACCGACTTCGCCGCCTTGATGACCAACAGATCGTTGACGTGGTCGACGTCGCCCACGCGCAGCTTCAATGCCTCCCCGATTCGCAGCCCCGTCGCGGCAAGCAGCCCAATGACCGTGCGCATCGTCGCGGCGATCCGCTCGTCAGTGAACACTCGGTCGCAGGCGGTGAGCAGCGCATCGAGGTCGTGTTGGCTGTAGATGAAGGGCACCGCTCGAGGCTTCGGGGCCGGTAGCAGCCCGCGCGGGATGACCGGGACGTCGACGTCGTTCGCGTTCAGGTAGCCGGCAAAGCGCCGCACCAACGACAGTCGGGTCGCCCACCACGAGGGGTGCGCGTCCGGGTTGAGCCGGGCCCAGGTCACCGCCTCATCGATAGTGAACGTCTGCGTCTGGCCGCGGGCTTCGAGCCAGGTGCAGAACAGGCCGACCTGCCGCTCGACGTCGTTGAGCTGGAACCCCAACGCCCGGCGCATCACCAGGTACTCATCGAGCCGATCACGCAACGTCGGTGTCGGCGCCGACGCCGCCGGCGTCTTCGCGGGGGCGGTCATCGCGGTACCTGTCCGAACGGGACGACCAGCTCGCGTAGCGAGGCAAGGTCGACCTTGGCGTAGGTCATCGTGGTGACGGTGTAGACGTGGCCCAGCAGTTCCTTGGCTTCGCTCAGCGTGCCGCCCGCGGCCAGGACGTCCATCGCGGCGGTGTGGCGGAGCCGGTGTGCGTGGATCGGCTCGATGCCGGCCATGCTCGACAGGCGGGCGATGACCCCTGAGGTTCCCGAGGCCGTCATCATCTGGCGTGGTGCCCGCAGGCGCACGAACACGGCGCGATCCAGCGCCTCAGGTCGAAGTCGCAGCCAGGCTTCCAATGCCTGCCCCACGTCGACGGGTAGGGGTAGCACGTGCTCGCGGCCCTTGCCGGTGACTCTCACCTGGCCGCCTGCCCAGTCGATGTCATCGAGCATCAGATGGGCGGCCTCACCGGCCCGCAGGCCGAGCCGGACCAGCATCAACACCAGTGCACGGTCTCGTGCCCCGATCGCCGTGGTCGGGTCGCAGACGGCGAGTAATGCCGCGACCTGGTCGGCGGTCACTCCCCGCGGGAGGGATCGTTTGGTCCCGGACGGTTTGAGGATCCCGGCGCTCAGGTCCCGGTCCAAGCGACCGGTGCTCAGCGCCCACCGCAGCAGGCAACGGACCGAGCCCACCACGTGAGCCTTGGCGGCAACACCGTAGCCACGGCCACGGTCAGCCACGTACGCGTTGATCATCGTCGCGTTGAGCCGGTCCCAGCTCACCGACCCGTCGGCCGTCGTCACCTGGTCCAGAAGACCGACTGCGTAGTAGCGATACCGAACGATGGACTTCTCGGTCAGCCCGCGCTGGACCCGCATCCACTCGCACCATTGCGCCGCCGCAACCTGTGTCGGTGTGGACCGGTCCTCGTCGACTCCGTCTGCCTGCAAGTAGCCGGAATCTGTCAGGCATCGGCGGAGCGCACCGATCCAGGGCTTCACCGAGGAGCACGGCCGTTCGCGGGAACGCTCCGCTGTCACGAACCGATCGAGCAGGTCCTCGTCGATCTCATCGATGCCAGCGCCAGCCAACTCCATCCAGGCGCTCAGCCGCTGGGCCAGATTCACGGCTGCGGCCGCTGAGCCCGGCGAGTACCCCTTCGCCGCGAACCACCGCCGACATTCGTCCAACACAGTCGGTGCCAGCGGGCCCACCGGCACCCGCTGGATCCGAACCGGATACGGCCGGGCCGTCGCCGATCTCTTCGTCACGAACCTCACCTCCAGACACTTCGTGTGTCTGAAGCGTGATCACGACGCCGGGACTATGCCGACCTTCCATAGCCACTCCACGTCACTGACCTGCACGACCTTCAACAATGTCGGCATAGTTCAGAGGTCGGCATAGGACATCACCGAGCACTGGACCCGCGAGGGCGAGCTGTATCTCTGCGCGATCAAGGACGTCTACTCCAACCGGATCGTCGGCTACTCCATCGACTCACGGATGAAGTCCCGGATCGCGGTCGCCGCGCTCGACAACGCGGTTGCCCGCCGTGGTGCTGAGGGCGTGGATGTGGCCGGCTGCCTGCTGCACACCGACCGTGGGTCGCAGTTCAGGTCCAGGAAGCTGGTCCACCAACTCAACCGGCACCAGATGGTCGGCTCCATGGGCCGAGTCGGCGCGGCCGGCGACAACGCGGCGATGGAGTCCTTCTTCTCGCTGCTGCAGAAGAACGTGCTGGACCGCCGCGTCTGGAACACCCGCGAGGAGCTCCGGATCGCGATCGTGACCTGGATCGAACGGACCTATCACCGCCGCCGACGGCAAGCCGCTCTCGGGCGGTTGACCCCGGTCGAATACGAGTTGATCATGAAGCCCGCCGCCACCCAGGCGGCCTAACCGAAACTGTCACCCGTCCGTGCAGCAGACCCAGCCGAGGTCCACCACGGTTTGGGCCATCGGAATGAACGTCGATGTGCCGAGCTATCGACGACCGACGCCGACAGTCTGTCCCCCGCCACTCCGTCGCCCGCAACGCAAGCAAGCGCGCAAGCGTATGCCCGCTCGGTCAACAAATGCTGAGCGGGGAGACGCCGCTGCACGACGTCCCCCCGCTCGACAAAGCTCAGGAAACGCCCCACATCGCCTTGTAGACGGGCTTGTACTCAATGTCG encodes:
- a CDS encoding tyrosine-type recombinase/integrase, producing the protein MNALAASLQTYFTTFARSQRDLSNHTIGSYRDTWRMLLKYLTTTLGVSVDAVDFDAVTATNITRFLDYLEHERGNSAKTRNVRLTAIRAVLGHALPDHPEHAATITQVLAIPPKRTTRPVIEFLRPDEVVALLAAPDPTTRTGRRDHALLAMTVQTGLRISEVCSLTIDDVHLGTGPHVTCTGKGRRRRITPLTGATVSVMTDYLTERSARPGTALFCGPRGLSLSRDALEHRLATHVAAAAAACPSLTGKHVTMHTLRHTAAMNLLAAGVDVAVIALWLGHADTHSTDGYLHADMAIKQAALDRTRPPDVQAGTYRPAPDILTWLTAL
- a CDS encoding tyrosine-type recombinase/integrase, producing MTAPAKTPAASAPTPTLRDRLDEYLVMRRALGFQLNDVERQVGLFCTWLEARGQTQTFTIDEAVTWARLNPDAHPSWWATRLSLVRRFAGYLNANDVDVPVIPRGLLPAPKPRAVPFIYSQHDLDALLTACDRVFTDERIAATMRTVIGLLAATGLRIGEALKLRVGDVDHVNDLLVIKAAKSVERLVPLHPTTTAALMDYITLPARTATNPDPDGPVFVTANGTGYIYVSFYKMFRAVREEAGLTPRGRARPRLHDLRHTFATAHMTAAYAHDGDPERVLSLLATWLGHSDATHTYWYLSATGELMALAAGRLELNPEIGADIDAGTGEPS
- a CDS encoding tyrosine-type recombinase/integrase; this encodes MNLAQRLSAWMELAGAGIDEIDEDLLDRFVTAERSRERPCSSVKPWIGALRRCLTDSGYLQADGVDEDRSTPTQVAAAQWCEWMRVQRGLTEKSIVRYRYYAVGLLDQVTTADGSVSWDRLNATMINAYVADRGRGYGVAAKAHVVGSVRCLLRWALSTGRLDRDLSAGILKPSGTKRSLPRGVTADQVAALLAVCDPTTAIGARDRALVLMLVRLGLRAGEAAHLMLDDIDWAGGQVRVTGKGREHVLPLPVDVGQALEAWLRLRPEALDRAVFVRLRAPRQMMTASGTSGVIARLSSMAGIEPIHAHRLRHTAAMDVLAAGGTLSEAKELLGHVYTVTTMTYAKVDLASLRELVVPFGQVPR